A genome region from uncultured Desulfovibrio sp. includes the following:
- a CDS encoding ATP-binding cassette domain-containing protein gives MIDLSLHMNLWAGGSRFRLDVDYGLDLSCGPAVLFGPSGSGKTLTLHCLAGLQRPQQGRIALDDECLFDSAQDICLPARQRRLGYMFQDYALFPHLSILHNVAYARTGLLPWRLSREVQDEAMNMLERFGLAAMARRRPAEISGGQRQRAALARALFSRPRLLLLDEPFSALDPLLRERLRLELLHSVREAGIPVIMITHDPEDVEVFATSLVVYRGGRAHTVKNYRQIRRQYADSATCLKNLMKV, from the coding sequence ATGATCGATCTGTCGCTGCACATGAATCTGTGGGCTGGGGGCAGCCGCTTCCGCCTGGATGTGGATTATGGCCTGGACCTGTCCTGCGGACCGGCGGTGCTCTTTGGCCCGTCGGGATCGGGCAAGACCCTGACGCTGCACTGCCTGGCCGGGCTGCAACGCCCGCAGCAGGGGCGCATTGCCCTGGACGACGAATGCCTTTTTGATTCGGCACAGGACATCTGCCTGCCGGCCAGGCAGCGCCGCCTGGGCTACATGTTTCAGGATTATGCCCTTTTTCCCCACCTGAGCATTCTGCACAATGTGGCCTATGCCCGGACAGGGCTGCTGCCCTGGCGCCTGAGCCGCGAGGTGCAGGACGAGGCCATGAACATGCTGGAGCGTTTCGGGCTGGCCGCCATGGCCCGACGCCGGCCGGCGGAGATTTCCGGCGGGCAGCGGCAGCGGGCGGCCCTGGCGCGTGCCCTGTTTTCCCGCCCGCGGCTGCTGCTGCTGGATGAACCCTTTTCGGCCCTGGACCCGCTCTTGCGCGAACGCCTGCGCCTGGAGCTGCTGCACAGCGTCCGGGAGGCCGGCATTCCGGTGATCATGATTACCCATGACCCGGAGGACGTGGAAGTCTTTGCCACGTCGCTGGTGGTGTACCGTGGCGGCCGGGCACATACGGTGAAAAATTACCGCCAAATCCGGCGCCAGTACGCGGACAGCGCTACTTGTCTGAAAAATCTCATGAAGGTTTGA
- the xsc gene encoding sulfoacetaldehyde acetyltransferase has protein sequence MPKMTPSEAMAEVLVQEGVKHVSGILGSAYMDLLDLFPAAGIDFISVRHEQTAGHMEDAFCRLTGKAGVVIGQNGPGITNYVTAVATANMAHTPMVIISPSAGSASIGWDGFQECDTWNLFKPVTKASLRVPHPKRAADVLRTAFRSAYALRGPVLVDIPRDYFYGELDEEILQPSQYRVAPGGIGNPEQFKHAVEVLKDAKKPVVVAGRGVVDADCVETVKALAEHLGAPVACTYLHNDAFPCDHPLWAGPIGYMGSHAAMRLMQEADVILAIGTRLSYFGTLPQDGINYFPKTAKIVQIDINPLHIAKTHPITVGLCADAGDASVELLKQLREGTKPCADLSAVYNRVKAELDIWHKEIDEIANEPTLEGRMHPRKALEVVGKFVTDSNAIATTDIGNTSSTANSYLRFKNPKRHIATLTFGNTGFAYQAALGAQLACPDDVVLSIAGDGAWGMSLFEVPTACQFNLPVIATVYNNGAWCAEKKNQVDFYNNRFVGADIWSKSYAKIAEAMGADGYTVNTQADLAEALDTAKKNRRPAVIEIMTDGTRLAPPFRRDALALPTRFLPKYEHLDKKHFAK, from the coding sequence ATGCCCAAGATGACTCCCAGTGAGGCGATGGCCGAAGTTCTGGTGCAGGAAGGTGTCAAGCACGTCAGCGGTATCCTGGGTTCTGCGTACATGGACCTGCTGGACCTGTTCCCCGCTGCCGGCATCGATTTCATTTCTGTGCGCCACGAGCAGACCGCCGGCCACATGGAAGATGCTTTCTGCCGTCTGACTGGTAAGGCCGGTGTGGTTATCGGCCAGAACGGTCCCGGCATCACCAACTACGTGACCGCCGTGGCGACCGCCAATATGGCCCACACCCCCATGGTCATCATTTCGCCCAGCGCCGGCTCCGCTTCCATCGGTTGGGACGGCTTCCAGGAATGCGACACGTGGAATCTCTTCAAGCCCGTGACCAAGGCTTCCCTGCGCGTGCCGCATCCGAAACGTGCTGCCGACGTGCTCCGCACGGCCTTCCGCTCCGCCTATGCCCTGCGTGGCCCCGTCCTCGTGGACATTCCGCGCGACTACTTCTACGGCGAGCTGGATGAAGAAATCCTGCAGCCCAGCCAGTACCGCGTGGCCCCCGGCGGCATCGGCAATCCGGAACAGTTCAAGCATGCTGTGGAAGTGCTGAAGGATGCCAAAAAGCCCGTGGTCGTGGCCGGCCGCGGCGTGGTTGACGCCGACTGCGTGGAAACCGTCAAGGCCCTGGCCGAACACCTCGGCGCCCCTGTGGCCTGCACCTACCTGCATAACGATGCCTTCCCCTGCGATCATCCGCTGTGGGCCGGCCCCATCGGCTACATGGGTTCCCATGCCGCCATGCGCCTCATGCAGGAAGCTGACGTTATCCTGGCCATCGGCACCCGCCTGTCCTACTTCGGCACCCTGCCCCAGGACGGCATCAACTACTTCCCCAAGACCGCCAAGATCGTGCAGATCGACATCAACCCGCTGCACATCGCCAAGACCCATCCCATCACCGTGGGTCTGTGCGCCGACGCCGGCGACGCTTCCGTGGAACTGCTGAAGCAGCTGCGTGAAGGCACCAAGCCCTGCGCCGACCTCTCCGCCGTGTACAACCGCGTGAAGGCCGAGCTGGACATCTGGCACAAGGAAATTGACGAGATCGCCAACGAGCCCACCCTGGAAGGCCGCATGCATCCTCGCAAGGCCCTGGAAGTGGTCGGCAAGTTCGTCACCGACAGCAATGCCATCGCGACGACCGACATCGGCAATACCTCCTCCACGGCCAACAGCTACCTGCGCTTCAAGAACCCCAAGCGCCACATCGCTACCCTGACCTTCGGCAACACCGGCTTTGCCTACCAGGCCGCCCTGGGTGCGCAGCTGGCCTGCCCCGACGATGTGGTCCTCTCCATTGCCGGCGACGGCGCCTGGGGCATGAGCCTGTTTGAAGTGCCCACCGCCTGCCAGTTCAACCTGCCCGTCATCGCCACCGTGTACAACAACGGTGCCTGGTGCGCGGAAAAGAAGAACCAGGTGGACTTCTACAACAACCGCTTCGTGGGCGCCGACATCTGGTCCAAGTCCTACGCCAAAATCGCCGAAGCCATGGGCGCCGACGGCTACACCGTCAACACCCAGGCTGACCTGGCCGAAGCTCTCGACACCGCCAAGAAGAACCGCCGTCCTGCCGTGATCGAAATCATGACCGACGGTACCCGTCTGGCTCCGCCTTTCCGTCGTGACGCTCTGGCCCTGCCCACCCGCTTCCTGCCCAAGTACGAGCACCTGGACAAGAAGCACTTCGCGAAGTAA
- the phnX gene encoding phosphonoacetaldehyde hydrolase has translation MSTPFLKRTAYTGPVQAIILDWAGTTVDHGCRGPVAVFSRAFAQYGIDPTVEEVRGPMGCDKREHVQRMLAMPRLAALWQEAHGALPDDAAIDTIYARVQELMPETLADYATPVPGWVDACAALKARGIRIGSCTGYTRDMVVRLEPRAAALGYVPDAFVTSDEVPVGRPWPWMAYLNCQRLGVHPLEACIKVGDTVADVEEGINAGMWVVGVTRTSNALGLTAEEAAALPAAELAAREAAFARVLREAGAQYVLHSVAELPALVDTVEARLARGERPW, from the coding sequence ATGAGCACGCCTTTTCTGAAGCGCACGGCCTATACCGGTCCCGTACAGGCCATTATTCTTGACTGGGCGGGAACAACCGTTGACCACGGCTGCCGTGGCCCGGTGGCCGTATTTTCCCGCGCTTTCGCGCAGTATGGCATTGACCCCACCGTGGAGGAGGTGCGCGGCCCCATGGGCTGCGACAAGCGCGAGCATGTGCAGCGCATGCTGGCCATGCCCCGCCTGGCTGCCCTGTGGCAGGAAGCGCACGGCGCGTTGCCCGACGATGCCGCAATCGACACGATTTATGCACGGGTGCAGGAACTCATGCCCGAAACCCTGGCCGACTATGCCACACCTGTTCCGGGCTGGGTGGATGCCTGCGCTGCCCTGAAAGCCCGCGGCATCAGGATCGGTTCCTGCACCGGCTATACCCGCGACATGGTGGTACGCCTGGAACCGCGCGCGGCAGCCCTGGGCTATGTGCCGGATGCCTTCGTCACCTCGGATGAAGTGCCCGTGGGCCGCCCCTGGCCCTGGATGGCCTACCTCAACTGCCAGCGCCTGGGCGTGCATCCGCTGGAAGCCTGCATCAAGGTGGGGGATACGGTGGCGGACGTGGAGGAAGGCATCAATGCCGGCATGTGGGTAGTGGGGGTCACTCGCACCAGCAATGCCCTGGGCCTGACGGCAGAGGAAGCCGCGGCCCTGCCTGCTGCGGAGCTGGCCGCGCGGGAAGCGGCCTTTGCCAGGGTGCTGCGCGAGGCCGGTGCCCAGTATGTGCTGCACAGCGTGGCCGAGCTGCCCGCGCTGGTGGATACGGTGGAAGCCCGCCTGGCCAGAGGTGAGCGCCCCTGGTAG